The following proteins are encoded in a genomic region of Methanofollis fontis:
- a CDS encoding PAS domain S-box protein yields the protein MPARPEPDQAVIDAIGDGICIIDGGGRVARINAAMESLFSVERNHAGGMPTSHFFREYLLPALVSPAGVPPDLLASDEVFEMCVDSGDDGHIWLEYSVSSLPHAAGRIALFRRITRWKAAEEHLRLSEERYRLIFNRSYDAILVFTLSADGLPDRFVEVNEAACLRFGYSREDVLSLSPLSLVPPDRMGHLLAVMKGLLHDRSALYKSAQIAADGRIIPVEISSHLVHMGDYPVVISISRDISERQRIDDLKRRAFNQIDANIEQFATLGDHIRNPLAVIVGLSSLEETPSSVRILEAAERIDALVDELDRGWIHSENVRQFLRKHCG from the coding sequence ATGCCTGCCCGCCCAGAGCCCGATCAGGCGGTCATTGACGCCATCGGCGATGGCATCTGTATCATTGATGGGGGCGGGCGGGTGGCGCGGATCAATGCCGCCATGGAATCCCTCTTCTCTGTGGAGCGGAACCATGCGGGAGGGATGCCGACGTCGCACTTTTTCAGGGAATATCTCCTGCCCGCCCTTGTCTCTCCGGCAGGGGTTCCCCCTGATCTCCTTGCATCAGATGAAGTGTTTGAAATGTGCGTCGATTCCGGGGATGACGGGCATATCTGGCTTGAATATTCGGTTTCATCTCTCCCCCATGCCGCGGGGAGAATTGCTCTTTTCCGGAGGATCACGCGCTGGAAGGCGGCGGAGGAGCATCTGCGCCTCAGTGAGGAGCGATACCGCCTGATCTTCAACAGGAGTTATGACGCCATCCTGGTGTTCACACTCTCTGCCGATGGGCTTCCTGACCGGTTCGTTGAGGTCAATGAGGCTGCCTGCCTGCGGTTTGGCTATTCCCGGGAGGATGTGCTCTCTCTTTCGCCGCTCAGTCTCGTCCCCCCTGATCGTATGGGGCATCTTCTCGCTGTCATGAAGGGTCTGCTCCATGATCGCTCCGCCCTCTACAAATCGGCCCAGATCGCGGCCGATGGGCGGATCATCCCGGTTGAGATCAGTTCCCATCTTGTTCACATGGGTGACTATCCTGTTGTTATCTCAATATCCCGGGACATCTCTGAGCGCCAGCGGATCGATGACCTGAAGAGGCGTGCGTTCAACCAGATCGATGCAAACATCGAACAGTTTGCCACACTTGGCGATCATATCAGGAATCCGCTGGCGGTGATCGTGGGGTTATCCTCGCTGGAGGAAACGCCGTCATCGGTGCGAATCCTGGAGGCGGCAGAGCGGATCGACGCCCTTGTGGATGAACTGGACCGCGGCTGGATCCATTCGGAGAATGTCAGGCAGTTCCTCAGAAAACACTGTGGCTGA
- a CDS encoding ABC transporter substrate-binding protein: MNSRSIAMLIAMVMVCAVAFCGCTGSPSTEEPTTTAAPAETPLYVVGIDGDYPPYTYIDENGDPTGFDVESIQWIADEMGFEVTIQPMAWDGIIPSLLQGKIDMVYSGMTITPERLEKVSFSTPYWVVNQSVAVREDSELSLDDFTAGTVVTGTQRSCTANDWIETNLVETGKLPEEDLKLYDNIQLALTDLQNKRVDAVMYDVPVIRTSIEGKPLKVLGTIQTDEEYGVAIRKEDTELLATVNEGLARLMASPKWDELKQKYEME, translated from the coding sequence ATGAATTCACGTTCTATTGCAATGCTTATTGCGATGGTCATGGTCTGTGCTGTCGCCTTCTGCGGCTGCACTGGCAGTCCGTCGACCGAAGAACCAACCACTACTGCTGCGCCGGCTGAAACACCTCTGTATGTTGTGGGAATAGACGGCGACTACCCGCCCTACACCTACATCGACGAGAACGGTGACCCGACCGGTTTTGATGTCGAGTCGATCCAGTGGATCGCCGACGAGATGGGCTTCGAAGTGACGATCCAGCCGATGGCCTGGGACGGGATCATCCCCTCGCTGCTGCAGGGCAAGATCGACATGGTCTACTCGGGCATGACGATCACCCCCGAGCGCCTGGAAAAGGTCAGCTTCTCCACGCCCTACTGGGTTGTCAACCAGTCGGTGGCCGTCCGTGAGGACTCTGAACTGAGCCTCGATGATTTCACGGCCGGGACAGTCGTCACCGGTACCCAGCGCAGCTGCACCGCCAACGACTGGATCGAGACAAACCTGGTCGAAACCGGCAAGCTCCCTGAGGAGGACCTCAAGCTCTATGACAACATCCAGCTCGCCCTTACCGATCTCCAGAACAAGCGTGTCGATGCCGTGATGTACGATGTCCCGGTCATCCGCACCTCCATCGAGGGCAAGCCCCTGAAGGTGCTCGGCACCATCCAGACCGATGAGGAATACGGCGTCGCCATCCGCAAGGAAGACACCGAACTCCTCGCCACCGTCAACGAAGGTCTCGCCAGGCTGATGGCCTCCCCGAAGTGGGATGAGCTCAAACAGAAGTACGAGATGGAGTAA